The Verrucomicrobiota bacterium JB022 genome contains a region encoding:
- the dnaN gene encoding DNA polymerase III subunit beta, translating to MKFKINRDHFTSGLQQVLNVVGTRATMPILSNVLINAEDDHITLTTTNLDLGIRCQIRCDVSEKGTLTLPVRKLASIVRDLPNLDVEVETYSNQQAKISSGTSTFRIMGISSEEFPPLPEFADQHSFLLRQDELQRMLKSVSYAQSSDETRYIMNGVYFNFEDAKLTLAATDGRRLAVVSKELEVTEENAGSLILPAKTVSEVERLLGQGETVRIAFNDRQVAFEISSATENDDKGLMDNIYLVSKVVEGKYPNYRQVIPKENDQHLKVSRESFLNCVRRASLVTTDKNHAIKVHVHDNTLEITGESSEFGNSNVTLLVEYNGPGVTVAFNPNYIIEPLKALTRDEVIFEFKDELSPGVIRTPDSFLCVIMPLRLT from the coding sequence ATGAAGTTTAAGATCAACCGCGACCATTTCACCAGCGGCCTCCAACAGGTCCTAAACGTTGTCGGCACCCGCGCGACCATGCCGATCCTCAGCAATGTGCTCATCAATGCCGAGGACGACCACATCACGCTGACCACGACGAACCTGGACCTTGGCATCCGCTGCCAGATCCGCTGCGACGTGAGCGAGAAGGGCACGCTGACCCTGCCCGTTCGCAAGCTGGCCTCGATCGTGCGCGACCTGCCCAACCTCGACGTGGAGGTGGAGACCTATTCCAACCAGCAGGCCAAGATCAGCTCCGGCACCTCGACCTTCCGCATCATGGGCATCAGCTCGGAGGAGTTCCCTCCGCTGCCCGAGTTCGCCGACCAGCACAGCTTCCTCCTGCGCCAGGACGAGCTGCAGCGCATGCTCAAGAGCGTCTCCTACGCCCAGTCGTCGGATGAGACCCGTTACATCATGAACGGCGTCTACTTCAATTTTGAGGACGCCAAGCTGACCCTCGCCGCCACCGACGGCCGCCGCCTCGCCGTGGTGAGCAAAGAGCTGGAAGTGACGGAGGAAAACGCCGGCAGTCTCATTCTGCCCGCCAAGACCGTTTCCGAAGTGGAGCGCCTGCTCGGCCAGGGCGAAACCGTCCGCATCGCGTTCAACGATCGCCAGGTCGCCTTCGAGATCAGCAGCGCCACCGAGAACGACGACAAGGGGCTGATGGACAACATCTACCTCGTATCCAAGGTGGTTGAGGGCAAGTATCCCAACTACCGGCAGGTGATCCCCAAGGAGAACGACCAGCACCTCAAGGTGAGCCGCGAGTCGTTCCTCAACTGCGTGCGCCGCGCTTCCCTCGTCACGACGGACAAGAACCACGCGATCAAAGTCCACGTGCACGACAACACGCTGGAGATCACGGGCGAAAGCAGCGAATTCGGCAATTCCAACGTCACCCTGCTCGTCGAGTACAACGGCCCGGGCGTAACGGTGGCCTTCAACCCGAACTACATCATCGAGCCGCTCAAGGCGCTGACCCGCGACGAGGTGATCTTCGAGTTCAAGGACGAGCTGAGCCCCGGCGTAATCCGTACGCCCGACAGCTTCCTCTGTGTGATCATGCCCTTGCGCCTGACTTGA
- a CDS encoding nuclear transport factor 2 family protein, translating to MDYSEMLRLTAPERVGTLQPHSIESKRAMERFQDFMRDLKPDQVRAQACDVYGPEAILYDTLATKVGNENIRDYFAKTAQKAEAVRVDFQEVITNGHDHYVRWEMAITWKLFRRHTTRSVGMSQVRFGGDGRVALHYDFWDSGSHFYAQIPGLGGLIRLIQKQA from the coding sequence ATGGATTACTCGGAAATGCTCCGGCTGACCGCCCCAGAGCGAGTCGGCACCCTCCAACCCCATAGCATCGAAAGCAAGCGGGCGATGGAGCGCTTTCAGGACTTCATGCGCGATCTGAAGCCAGACCAGGTGCGCGCGCAGGCCTGCGACGTCTATGGGCCCGAGGCGATCCTTTACGACACGCTGGCGACCAAAGTCGGCAACGAGAACATCCGCGACTATTTTGCCAAGACCGCCCAAAAAGCGGAAGCGGTGCGTGTCGACTTTCAGGAAGTAATTACTAACGGTCACGATCATTACGTGCGCTGGGAGATGGCGATCACCTGGAAGCTCTTCAGGCGCCACACCACCCGCTCGGTCGGAATGTCGCAAGTCCGCTTTGGCGGCGACGGTCGAGTGGCGCTGCACTACGATTTCTGGGACTCGGGCAGCCATTTCTACGCGCAAATTCCAGGGCTCGGCGGGCTGATCCGATTGATCCAGAAGCAGGCCTGA
- a CDS encoding SDR family NAD(P)-dependent oxidoreductase, whose translation MDVAIVTGASTGLGAAISRKLLELGFRVYGLGGNYTQMPFNNVDFRPVPCDLSDPAAVERCTRDIIEQEDAVYVVVNNAKMVPRQDWHEVTGPELQRCLAVNLLCPLVITRTVLEGLCRMQGYIINIGSSDPETARGGPVGAASAGGLRWMGEALFAELRDYGVKVTNVCPMPNRWRPSDAPPANDRRPQSVIDPNMVAQAVADVLSNRTGNIVTDVVIRPQRLVEKPLAPVREIPYPDPQPIPYTVPREEIEAEERRDLEVDTDDSEGDEQPKGEGEDDGGNRDKKRRRRRRRRKNRDRSGEDAEANAAEANAAEVSDITGSEEPGPAPEADEEPTEKQPEPRREDRREKGRREEREGRPERAERAERSEQREDRPEKGERRERREREDRGDRREGRGERRERDDRREGKRGGDRDRDRDRRGPRDEERLERTRQQREKREGQPEPMQAGEPSVAAVEAALAPTEPAAQPTAQPAAEAGAAKPAVRSPLDALKAYQGPGDAKSEAGSGSDASRRRGRKGRKGGSGEGFKAKNPLEALAKLPGKTLVNQFAPQPGELEPAKREERAQAVPSTQEAKTAASKEQPAKAEAAPAVAQPAEKPAKKAAKKAARKTAAKKTAAKKAAAKPAEPKVEAAPAPEPEPAPAPTPEVKPVETAKPAAKKAAKKATTKKVAAKKTATKKTATKKTARKAAAKKTARKTAAKKAASSDEA comes from the coding sequence ATGGACGTAGCAATTGTGACTGGAGCTTCGACCGGCCTGGGTGCCGCGATTTCCCGTAAGCTCCTGGAATTGGGCTTTCGCGTTTACGGCCTTGGTGGCAACTACACGCAGATGCCGTTCAACAACGTGGACTTTCGTCCCGTGCCGTGCGATCTCAGCGATCCGGCCGCCGTCGAACGCTGCACACGTGACATCATTGAGCAGGAAGACGCTGTTTACGTAGTCGTCAACAATGCCAAGATGGTCCCCCGCCAGGACTGGCACGAAGTGACCGGCCCGGAGCTGCAGCGCTGCCTCGCCGTCAACCTCCTTTGCCCGCTCGTCATCACCCGCACCGTGCTGGAAGGCCTGTGCCGGATGCAGGGCTACATCATCAACATCGGCTCGTCGGACCCGGAAACGGCTCGTGGCGGCCCGGTGGGTGCGGCCTCCGCCGGTGGCCTGCGCTGGATGGGCGAGGCCCTCTTTGCCGAACTGCGCGACTACGGCGTGAAGGTGACGAACGTCTGCCCCATGCCCAACCGCTGGCGCCCGAGCGATGCCCCGCCCGCCAACGACCGCCGCCCGCAGAGCGTGATCGACCCCAACATGGTCGCCCAGGCCGTGGCCGACGTGCTCAGCAATCGCACCGGTAACATCGTGACGGATGTCGTCATCCGCCCGCAGCGCCTCGTTGAAAAGCCGCTGGCACCCGTCCGCGAGATCCCCTACCCCGACCCGCAGCCCATCCCCTACACTGTCCCGCGCGAAGAGATCGAGGCCGAAGAGCGCCGCGACCTCGAAGTCGATACGGACGATAGCGAGGGTGACGAGCAGCCCAAGGGCGAAGGTGAGGACGATGGCGGCAACCGCGACAAGAAGCGCCGCCGCCGCCGCCGTCGTCGCAAGAACCGCGACCGCAGCGGTGAAGACGCCGAGGCCAACGCCGCCGAAGCCAACGCCGCCGAAGTTTCCGACATTACGGGCTCCGAAGAGCCGGGACCCGCTCCCGAAGCCGACGAAGAGCCCACCGAAAAGCAGCCCGAGCCGCGTCGTGAAGATCGCCGCGAAAAGGGCCGCCGCGAAGAGCGTGAAGGCCGCCCGGAGCGTGCCGAACGCGCCGAACGTAGCGAGCAGCGCGAAGACCGCCCCGAAAAGGGCGAGCGTCGCGAACGCCGTGAGCGTGAAGACCGTGGCGACCGCCGCGAAGGCCGGGGTGAGCGCCGTGAACGCGACGACCGTCGCGAAGGGAAGCGCGGAGGCGACCGTGATCGTGACCGCGACCGCCGTGGGCCGCGCGACGAGGAACGCCTCGAGCGCACCCGCCAGCAGCGTGAAAAGCGCGAAGGCCAGCCGGAGCCCATGCAGGCCGGCGAGCCCTCCGTGGCCGCCGTCGAAGCCGCTCTGGCCCCGACTGAGCCCGCTGCCCAGCCGACCGCGCAACCCGCAGCAGAAGCCGGTGCCGCCAAGCCCGCCGTCCGTTCTCCCCTCGACGCGTTGAAGGCCTACCAAGGCCCCGGCGACGCCAAGTCGGAAGCCGGCTCCGGAAGCGACGCCAGCCGCCGCCGTGGTCGCAAAGGCCGCAAGGGTGGTTCGGGTGAAGGCTTCAAAGCCAAGAACCCGCTCGAAGCGCTCGCCAAGCTGCCCGGCAAGACTCTCGTAAACCAGTTTGCACCGCAACCGGGCGAGTTGGAGCCGGCCAAGCGCGAAGAACGTGCCCAGGCCGTCCCCTCCACGCAAGAAGCCAAGACCGCTGCCTCCAAGGAGCAACCGGCCAAGGCCGAAGCTGCCCCGGCTGTCGCCCAGCCTGCTGAAAAGCCGGCGAAGAAGGCCGCCAAAAAGGCCGCTCGCAAGACGGCAGCGAAGAAAACCGCCGCCAAGAAGGCTGCGGCCAAGCCGGCAGAGCCCAAGGTGGAAGCCGCTCCGGCCCCTGAGCCTGAGCCCGCCCCAGCACCTACCCCGGAAGTGAAGCCGGTGGAAACCGCCAAGCCGGCCGCGAAAAAGGCGGCCAAAAAGGCCACGACCAAGAAGGTTGCGGCCAAGAAAACCGCCACCAAAAAGACGGCGACGAAGAAAACGGCCCGCAAGGCCGCCGCCAAAAAGACTGCCCGTAAAACGGCGGCCAAGAAGGCTGCTTCTTCGGACGAGGCTTAA
- a CDS encoding hybrid sensor histidine kinase/response regulator: protein MESPVIRLLLVEDDREDVFLFRKLLNKIRPLRFDLVVCEGVKEALKILDQQHIDLIISDFVLGLESGLDLLKHLRKSETAPPVIMITSMDQREVDIACMRAGAKEYLKKGSMTSELLDRTIRYTLRNHQAEQDLKAALNVRDQMLSIISHDICAPIATLRSTFKFCAEQVEQQPTPTLKKFLSRGETNAEQLLDLTTKLLHWARAQTDHLVVAPEVIECVDLIRTVHAALEPVLHGKELELVAEVEQDAIIYADREMVETVLRNLLSNAIKFSHHGKTVYLTIRTVKDETHLIVRDEGLGMGEELRASLFDQRKKTSRPGTSNEAGHGLGLMLVKSFVQRNHGAIEVESELGVGTTFTVKLPNHVVSTKS, encoded by the coding sequence ATGGAATCTCCCGTCATCCGCCTCCTGCTCGTAGAAGACGACCGAGAGGACGTTTTTCTCTTTCGCAAGCTGCTCAACAAGATCCGCCCGCTACGCTTCGACCTCGTGGTATGCGAAGGCGTCAAGGAAGCCCTGAAGATCCTGGACCAGCAGCATATAGACTTGATCATCAGCGACTTTGTGCTCGGACTCGAAAGCGGGCTCGACCTGCTGAAGCACCTCCGCAAATCGGAAACGGCTCCCCCCGTCATCATGATCACCTCGATGGACCAGCGGGAGGTCGACATCGCCTGCATGCGCGCCGGGGCCAAGGAATACCTCAAGAAGGGCTCCATGACCTCCGAGCTGCTCGACCGCACGATCCGCTATACGCTGCGCAACCACCAGGCCGAGCAGGACCTGAAGGCGGCCCTCAACGTGCGCGACCAGATGCTCTCCATCATTTCGCACGACATTTGCGCGCCCATCGCCACCCTCCGTAGCACCTTCAAGTTTTGCGCCGAGCAGGTGGAGCAGCAGCCTACCCCTACGCTCAAGAAGTTCCTTTCGCGCGGGGAAACCAATGCCGAGCAACTGCTCGACCTCACGACCAAGCTCCTGCACTGGGCCCGCGCCCAGACCGACCATCTCGTCGTCGCGCCCGAAGTCATCGAATGCGTCGACCTCATTCGCACCGTGCATGCGGCCCTCGAGCCTGTGCTGCACGGCAAGGAGCTTGAGCTGGTGGCTGAAGTCGAACAAGACGCCATCATCTACGCCGACCGCGAAATGGTCGAAACGGTGCTGCGCAACCTGCTGAGCAACGCGATCAAGTTCTCCCACCACGGCAAGACCGTCTACCTCACCATCCGCACGGTGAAGGACGAAACGCACCTGATCGTGCGCGACGAAGGCCTGGGGATGGGCGAGGAGCTGCGCGCCAGCCTCTTCGACCAGCGCAAGAAGACCTCGCGGCCCGGCACGAGCAACGAAGCGGGCCACGGGCTGGGCCTGATGCTCGTAAAGAGCTTTGTGCAGCGCAACCACGGCGCGATCGAAGTCGAGTCGGAGCTGGGCGTCGGCACCACCTTCACCGTCAAGCTGCCCAACCACGTCGTCTCGACCAAGAGCTGA
- a CDS encoding response regulator has protein sequence MISSQPHAKRSAADHAAVFIVDDDADDCMLMRKAFQRNDLQNPLTILHNGEELLNHLRALPTATKAARPRLPGLIILDLNMPVMDGRETLQELKSDPALRHIPVIIVSSSAAPEDVHRMYDLGVNAYMTKPVTFDTLVQTVHCLSEYWLKTALIPSAC, from the coding sequence ATGATCAGCTCCCAGCCACACGCAAAAAGATCGGCAGCGGATCACGCCGCCGTCTTCATCGTGGACGACGACGCCGACGATTGCATGCTCATGCGCAAGGCATTTCAACGCAACGATCTGCAGAATCCCCTTACGATCCTGCACAACGGAGAGGAATTGCTGAACCACCTGCGCGCGCTGCCCACGGCCACCAAAGCGGCTCGACCTCGGCTGCCCGGCCTGATCATTCTCGACCTCAACATGCCAGTCATGGACGGTCGAGAAACCCTACAGGAGCTCAAGTCGGACCCGGCGCTGCGACACATCCCCGTGATCATCGTCAGCAGCTCCGCCGCGCCCGAAGACGTGCACCGCATGTACGACCTCGGCGTCAACGCTTACATGACCAAGCCCGTAACTTTCGACACCCTTGTCCAGACCGTGCACTGCCTCAGCGAATACTGGCTGAAAACCGCGCTGATCCCCTCTGCCTGCTAA